The window GATAAAGTTGAACTATTTTTCGACCACGGTCAGAAATTATGTAATTCACATTATACTCTATTTTCTCACGTGTGAGATTAGGAAAACAAGAAACTCTGGCTAAAAAAGAAGGAAATAGTCAAACGACTTAGAAAACACAGAAAAATTCCTCCTAAATTGTGTAATTTAAATACATGAATAATAATCAACTTGATAACAtcttttaagaaattaaacagAATTGGACAAAAAAATGTTGGGGGGTCAACCACGCTAGACCCACTCATCCAACAAATGTACGCGTTTTGACCAGTTACCCAACCCATATTCATGTATAATTTATACATACTATTAGAACCCATCAGCTactttatataatcatatatgcAGCCGTTCAATATTATCCAAGTCCATGACTCTACGAGTATATTGACCACTTACAGTGTTGTGCTACACGTATATTGGTTCTAGATGGCATCATTCCTCCACATGCATGACATTGCAGATGCACCGTGCTTTGGTTGCATTGAAACCCACCATACTCTGTACCTGAGTGTTACTTGTAGAATCAGTTGAAAGGAACTGAAGAAAATCAATCATTCAATTTTAAGTAATAATGATCAATGACACCAGGGGTAATTTTATAGTTTGGAAAGTATCGAGATTGACATCAGGGGTGTCTGGATGTTTGTTTCGTAAATGATCATGTAATATTGCAATACCTCCCCTATGTCATTGACTCAGTTGATGAGGGCGCCCAAGTCCTAACTAGAAGAAGATAGCAGGCTAAAAAGAATCGGTTGTAGAAGACAGTATTAGGTATTTGGTTCTGCTAATCATAGTTTGTAATAAATGCATGTTAAACTATCATTatttaagaaataaaatgattatcGACCAAAAGGACATGTTTGTGAAAATGATGGACGTCTTATGAGTTATAACACACGAATTAAAAGAAGGGTTAAATATGTAATTTCATTCGTAAGGCAGCTGGAATGAAATTAATTATCTCACGTAATAAGCAAAACTCCGTTTAACCAAGCATTAAAAACCAATTATTACGATTTATGTGTTCAAGTCgaaataatcagataatcaattCGAATGCAAATCCAAACACccccatagatattaccaatcCATATTTCTAAAACATTTCTTTAGTGATGTACTAGGgaaatcattatccaaataatATCGCTTTTCATGTTGATGAAAGTACACAGGTAACAAGTCCCTAGACAGACTAATGTATTACCACATTGAGCACATGCAAGATCTGGGCCACTACTATCTTCAACTGGCACTGAACGTGATCTCTTGCGCCCAGGCTTCTTTCCGTTGTTGATGACCTAATCACGGAGTTCAAGTATTTTAAGCAAATTAGAACGATCGTTTAGatgattaaaaattttcatgatGATAAAGAATACAAGTGATATGACTCACAAGAGGTGATTTTATTAACGCATAGGAGTTTAATACGGCAAGTTCTTCGTCACTACGTCTTAAAGTAGAATCCATTTGCAGTATTTCCTGCAAATAACCCTGAATAAGTAGCATGCACAAATTTGTCGGACAAATTGAAACACGATGAAGCATTTTGAGCCATACACTTATGAATGGTTTgactatgtatatattttatcattAACAGATCCAGGGAGGAACAACTAACCATAAAAgaaaacaggtcaaatgggtcgaaagataaaacaatatataatagaaGGCATAAAAGCCCTAAATCAATTTATTCTAAAAGTTAGAATATCACtgtaataatatagtttttgtAATCACATCTGACAAATTTATTATAAATGAAGGTTCAAAAGTTTTGGACGGTGATTTggatcatcagaattaaacctATTATGACTGATTATTCAGCCTGACCTCCCCTTTTACCACCTTTATAACAGATGTTACCTCTTCAATATTGTGGAGGAAGTGGTTTCTCCCCGCGAACTGTACAACAGATCTGCAATGGGGACAAAGAACACTTGAACGTTTCTCCTGTGACCTTCTCAACCACTCCGAGAAGCACCCATTActtgaaaaccaaaaacaaaggATTGATTGTAACCATATTTCTGTAAGAAAAatgaaaccatcaagaaaacTATTTGGACCACGTACCAAAAGTTGTGGAGGCAGGGGGCCACTGTGACAACATCATGCCAAATATTTAAGCAAATGCTGCATTTTGCATGCTCGGTATCTAATGAAATCTAAAAGACACAACACAAAACAGATGTTAATCACCATACACTACAACTAACAAAAAGTCGGAAGCTTAGTCGATGTTTTGTAACACAAATGAATTATACCTTCAAGACCTTTTTAGGAGACTCCTTCATAGGCATCACTTTAAATCTGTAACTCAGATAGCCTTTCAACATCAAAGCAAATCATGAGGCTTACAATCAGAGGCTATTTTCTCCaataaataacttaaaataaatGTAGCAAAAAGTGGAAATGGCCAAAAGGGTCAAATGTGTCCCGGACCGTATTCTTAATGCATAGAAAATCCTAAATCATTTATTTAGTAATTTAAATATCATTGAGTGCGTTTTGTAATGGGGATTAAGGGAATAGGGATGATATGGATAGTTGTTTGTTTAGCACTAATGAGCACGTGAGAACCCACAAGGTATGGGTTTTACGGGACCCAACCTATATGGTAGATTTTTGTAAACTCTACCCTTTCacttctttttctctctctcacacaccaATCTCATGATTTATATTCTCTCTTTGATGTATTAATCACTATTACATTTAATATTTTCCCattcctctttttttttaaaccaaaccCTATCAGAAACCAAAGACACCCTGaaaataacttttgtaattatatttgaCGCATAGATATTGAAAAACGTTAAAAGGTTAGGAGAAAAAGCATTTGTGGTCAACCAATATAATATTTACCCACTTTGAACTATTACCAACCCATGCAATATATGCCTATTttaacccattacccaacccaccatTTTTTCAGCTATATTAACATGACTACATTAGTAATAAGCACAAAGGAAACTGTATACCTTCCAAAATAGGGCCAGGAATTATCTCACTTCCACATCTAATGATGATTGTATCCTCAGTTGGAAGATCAGTCCCATCCACAAAAATCACATTTAAGCTGCACATACAAAGAACAATATTCACATGACAATTTGTCAGGCTCATCTACTGTCATAATATACTGGCAAAATAATTTGTGTTAAATCTTTGGTCATACGGCACCATAAACTTGTAAGTTTATAGGTCTTTATATTGAAAACAGGCAAACCTTAACTCTTTTATCTCTAATCGCTTGTATAGGCTAAACATTAACTCTAGAGGTGacaggatcaaaacaggtataattCTAGCAAAGTCAAACCAGGTCAGATTCACCCagataaacttttttttcttcatttcttttaccctttattattaataactaaTCCATTAAGTACTAGTTGCAAGAGCTATACCATCACAATATTAATCTAAGAATTTCCAAATAAAAGCATTAGGGGGTTATATGTGCTATAACTACACATCAGTAAGTTACGACATGACACCTTTTTCTGTGACCAAGGAACATGTAAAACACCATATTGATGCCACTCCTCTTTGAACTAGGGGTGGACGATACAGGATTCCAGTAATAGAATGAATATCATAAGACTCTTTCTTATATTGTGCCAAACAAGCAAGAAAATCATTCAATGGGtaaattgatgtataaacaGCTAAATATATTAGTAAATTATGAACCTTTTATTTTGCAATGTTGCAGAGCAGAGATCTGAATTTCTTGTAATTTTACACCATCCCTGCTTTTCGAATGAAGAGAGTTTGACCTCTGAATGTATCTCCACTTCATCTGACCACAATTCAACATCTGAATATTTGGAATCTGACGGCACTGTAACATGGCAAcattaattttatcaaactGTATACCAAGTCTCCAACTTACTTTATGAAACTTAAAGCCAAAATAAGCCACCCATGTACAGAAGCACCTATGGActtgtttaaaagaaaacatatataacagaGGAAATATAAAATCACTTAACAATCCTAAGCATCAATAAAAATGACTATTTTATCATGAATCTCGCGGTCATGATATTTAAACAATAACAATCAACCTATAGTCACTTGAAGTTTTACACAATAAACCGTCAGGGTTCCTCGATTCACATTCCACAATatcacataaaaaaataataatatgatcaatGCACTTCATTATTTATCTTCAGAAGACTCAATATCACATAGTCGATAATCCTGCTTAATATATTACAATGCGAGTCAGAAAAAAAGTGAATTGTCTAAATAAAATAACTTAGTTTTAGaataaaaaagtacataaaaacaCACTCCTAATTCAATAAATGGTCAAAAATGCATAGTCTTTAAGgaataaattgattttttttttaaaatgcaaaATGACCTATCAATCAATTAACTTCAATCCACTATCGAATTATATCATTCTTTAAGTAgcaataatcatttttaaacaTGCATAttcaagaaataaaaaattaaatcaattaaggCCTgcaaattactaaaaataaagaCAAATAAGGAATGCCCATGACTTTAAAATGAATCTTTATTTGATTACCAGTAACAAACGTTATAAAGTTTCAAgcttttttaatttaacaaaaaaccaagaatgtgattacatataaaaactaaatcttttttctttctttaagaAAAATGTTGTTATTAAGAtgttaaattgaaaaaaaaaataagaagaagaagagaaaagaaaaaggggaaaTTACCAAGTTTAGACCAAATTTCATCACAAGGGTTTGAGCCAGATGCTTCTCCATGTTCCAttgatttcttttttgtttgcTTCAAGGTTGTGTCCATTGCTTCAAGGTTGTGTCCAATTAAAGAAAGTTGTTTGTTTTCGTAAGGAGAATGACGAAGAATAAGAAGAGTGCTTAACACGAGTgttaatgttaatttttttgaatgaaGAGGGATATGGGTTTTGTCAACaaagtgaaaaataataaataataattatattaaatattcgaaaatagaaaaataaaacccAAACCAATCAAGTTCG is drawn from Erigeron canadensis isolate Cc75 chromosome 9, C_canadensis_v1, whole genome shotgun sequence and contains these coding sequences:
- the LOC122582579 gene encoding E3 ubiquitin-protein ligase CHFR isoform X2, whose amino-acid sequence is MDTTLKQTKKKSMEHGEASGSNPCDEIWSKLVPSDSKYSDVELWSDEVEIHSEVKLSSFEKQGWCKITRNSDLCSATLQNKSLNVIFVDGTDLPTEDTIIIRCGSEIIPGPILEGYLSYRFKVMPMKESPKKVLKISLDTEHAKCSICLNIWHDVVTVAPCLHNFCNGCFSEWLRRSQEKRSSVLCPHCRSVVQFAGRNHFLHNIEEEILQMDSTLRRSDEELAVLNSYALIKSPLVINNGKKPGRKRSRSVPVEDSSGPDLACAQCGTEYGGFQCNQSTVHLQCHACGGMMPSRTNIRVAQHCLGCDRAFCGAYWHSQQVTRSNSFHMCAPETFKPIAERAITRIPFLAHERNRHEQDMGKTLQVVVSEWIAKLNNREIDRTRMPLNHSDMITPGTHLCNDCFDKLVSFLLYWFRISLPKYHLPADAAQREDCWYGYTCRTQHHSEDHARKRNHVCRPTRGSIGN
- the LOC122582579 gene encoding E3 ubiquitin-protein ligase CHFR isoform X1 encodes the protein MDTTLKQTKKKSMEHGEASGSNPCDEIWSKLVPSDSKYSDVELWSDEVEIHSEVKLSSFEKQGWCKITRNSDLCSATLQNKSLNVIFVDGTDLPTEDTIIIRCGSEIIPGPILEGYLSYRFKVMPMKESPKKVLKISLDTEHAKCSICLNIWHDVVTVAPCLHNFCNGCFSEWLRRSQEKRSSVLCPHCRSVVQFAGRNHFLHNIEEEILQMDSTLRRSDEELAVLNSYALIKSPLVINNGKKPGRKRSRSVPVEDSSGPDLACAQCGTEYGGFQCNQSTVHLQCHACGGMMPSRTNIRVAQHCLGCDRAFCGAYWHSQQVTRSNSFHMCAPETFKPIAERAITRIPFLAHERNRHEQDITERCIRQMGKTLQVVVSEWIAKLNNREIDRTRMPLNHSDMITPGTHLCNDCFDKLVSFLLYWFRISLPKYHLPADAAQREDCWYGYTCRTQHHSEDHARKRNHVCRPTRGSIGN